One part of the Salvelinus sp. IW2-2015 linkage group LG28, ASM291031v2, whole genome shotgun sequence genome encodes these proteins:
- the LOC111954125 gene encoding synaptotagmin-14-like isoform X2 — MAFFKSFGQNLPSVSISSILDSVSSRVDDLASAVTDATYSVSDQLTELSDQVIKKVQTEEEEAADAAEGGPDSKEGKAQEGMAESVRXKIKRQASEACSSLTDYSSKLNQSSDYGLKNNQSSEVTADDYVPAHLEWVWKDGGWRAVKPGESSAGDKEPEEKRKEEEKNKEEKEKRKADKEKKKEEERLKQEEERLKQVEENKNSHGETIKEEPKDIETSLSPKENHTTCQDKEGQKEDKSNGLHQSDDHSDPPQSPCPEEDSRASKKKKKGEAEEEENEVSPEGDGEQNETEGAISPASEGKKKERDKKNKKRKGKKESKKKKRGDKDQSCPERGSEEDSEEDIPGRHSEPSAQHRASVWDNRQKHTSDHSSEASIGQTNNIQRMRRGSPLNENQPPPYQDEDRPVRVSLSRSEVGGLGESNPDGNGTRRSSKASVDQDTASYLNKGYDEDVPSDSTAVLGPEDGSPSQLPGGYEPEPLAKYGTLDVAFEYDSGKQHLAVTVTAATDIPVLKQTGNIAWQVHLVLLPTKKQRAKTGVQRGPCPVFTETFGFSRVEQEALADHAVRFRLYSIRRMKKEKVLGEKVFYLTKLNLQGKMALPVTLEPGTALMGCGSLVSVSRSAGALSYRSNGDSTPEILLGLIYNATTGRLSAEVIQGSHFKNTASDKPPNTYVKLTMLDSKGLEMSKCKTSVCRGQPNPTYKETFVFQVALFQLSEVSLVVSVYSRRSSMKARERVGWVSLGLNSTGEEQQAHWSQMKEAGGQQVCHWHALLES, encoded by the exons ATGGCGTTCTTCAAGAGCTTCGGTCAGAACCTACCATCGGTCAGCATCTCCTCCATCTTGGATTCAGTCAGCAGCAGAGTGGACGACCTAGCCAGCGCTGTCACTGATGCCACCTACAGCGTCAGTGACCAGCTGACCGAGCTCAGCGACCAGGTCATCAAGAAGgtgcagacagaggaggaggaggctgcaGATGCGGCAGAGGGGGGCCCGGACAGCAAGGAAGGGAAGGCCCAGGAAGGGATGGCCGAGTCAGTGAGGASCAAAATCAAGCGGCAGGCTTCTGAGGCCTGCTCAAGCCTAACAGACTACAGCTCCAAGCTTAACCAATCCAGTGACTATGGTTTGAAGAACAACCAATCGAGTGAAGTGACCGCAGATGACTATGTTCCAGCCCACTTGGAATGGGTGTGGAAAGACGGAGGCTGGCGAGCCGTAAAACCAGGGGAGAGTTCTGCGGGGGACAAGGAACCAGAAGAaaaaaggaaggaggaggagaagaataaggaggagaaggagaagaggaaggcagataaagagaagaagaaggaggaggaaaggctgaaacaggaggaggagaggctgaaACAGGTGGAGGAAAATAAAAATAGTCATGGGGAGACAATCAAGGAAGAGCCTAAAGATATAGAAACCAGCTTGTCACCTAAAGAGAACCACACTACTTGTCAGGACAAAGAGGGCCAGAAAGAGGACAAATCCAATGGGCTCCACCAGAGTGACGACCATAGCGATCCACCACAGTCTCCTTGCCCTGAGGAAGACTCGAGAGCAtccaaaaagaaaaagaagggggaagctgaagaggaggagaacgaggtgAGCCCtgagggagatggagagcagAACGAGACTGAAGGAGCTATATCTCCCGCTTCTGAGGGAAAGAAGAAAGAGCGTGACAAGAAGAATAAGAAGAGGAAAGggaagaaagagagcaagaagaagaagagaggggataaAG ACCAGAGCTGCCCAGAACGTGGCTCTGAGGAGGATAGTGAGGAGGACATACCAGGGAGACACTCTGAACCCTCAGCCCAGCACAGAGCCTCAGTCTGGGataacagacagaaacacaccagCGATCACAGCAGTGAAGCCTCCATTGGACAAA CCAACAATATCCAGAGGATGAGACGGGGCTCTCCCCTCAACGAGAACCAGCCTCCCCCGTATCAGGACGAGGATAGACCGGTCCGGGTGTCTCTCTCACGGTCGGAGGTAGGGGGCCTGGGGGAGTCGAACCCTGACGGCAATGGTACAAGGCGCTCCAGCAAGGCCAGCGTTGACCAGGACACTGCGAGTTACCTCAACAAGGGCTATGATGAGGATGTACCTAGTGACAGCACTGCCGTCCTGGGACCAGAG GATGGTTCACCCTCCCAGCTCCCCGGTGGCTATGAGCCCGAGCCACTGGCTAAGTACGGCACGCTGGACGTGGCCTTCGAGTATGACTCGGGCAAGCAACACCTCGCCGTCACTGTTACTGCGGCAACCGACATCCCCGTGCTCAAACAGACAGGCAACATCGCGTGGCAG gtaCACCTGGTATTACTGCCCACTAAGAAGCAGCGGGCCAAGACGGGGGTGCAGAGGGGGCCGTGCCCAGTGTTCACAGAGACCTTCGGCTTCTCCCGGGTGGAGCAGGAGGCACTGGCGGACCACGCCGTCCGGTTCCGYCTCTACAGCATCAGGAGGATGAAGAAGGAGAAG GTGTTGGGCGAGAAGGTTTTCTATTTGACTAAACTCAACCTGCAGGGCAAGATGGCGCTGCCCGTTACACTGGAGCCTGGCACTGCACTAATG GGCTGTGGGTCGTTGGTGAGTGTGTCCCGTAGTGCAGGGGCTCTGTCCTACCGTTCCAACGGGGACTCCACACCAGAAATTCTACTGGGCCTCATCTACAACGCCACCACTGGTAGGCTCTCTGCAGAGGTCATCCAGGGCAGCCACTTCAAAAACACAGCCTCAGACAAACCTCCCA aCACCTATGTGAAGCTGACCATGCTCGACTCCAAGGGCTTGGAGATGTCCAAGTGCAAGACGTCAGTTTGCCGCGGCCAGCCCAACCCCACTTACAAGGARACCTTTGTCttccag GTGGCCCTCTTCCAGCTGTCCGAGGTCTCGCTGGTGGTGTCCGTGTACAGCCGGAGGAGCAGCATGAAGGCCAGGGAGAGGGTGGGCTGGGTGTCCCTGGGGCTCAACAGCACCGGAGAGGAGCAGCAGGCCCACTGGAGCCAGATGAAGGAGGCCGGGGGACAGCAGGTGTGCCACTGGCACGCGCTCTTGGAATCTTGA
- the LOC111954125 gene encoding synaptotagmin-14-like isoform X1 produces the protein MAFFKSFGQNLPSVSISSILDSVSSRVDDLASAVTDATYSVSDQLTELSDQVIKKVQTEEEEAADAAEGGPDSKEGKAQEGMAESVRXKIKRQASEACSSLTDYSSKLNQSSDYGLKNNQSSEVTADDYVPAHLEWVWKDGGWRAVKPGESSAGDKEPEEKRKEEEKNKEEKEKRKADKEKKKEEERLKQEEERLKQVEENKNSHGETIKEEPKDIETSLSPKENHTTCQDKEGQKEDKSNGLHQSDDHSDPPQSPCPEEDSRASKKKKKGEAEEEENEVSPEGDGEQNETEGAISPASEGKKKERDKKNKKRKGKKESKKKKRGDKDQSCPERGSEEDSEEDIPGRHSEPSAQHRASVWDNRQKHTSDHSSEASIGQTNNIQRMRRGSPLNENQPPPYQDEDRPVRVSLSRSEVGGLGESNPDGNGTRRSSKASVDQDTASYLNKGYDEDVPSDSTAVLGPEDGSPSQLPGGYEPEPLAKYGTLDVAFEYDSGKQHLAVTVTAATDIPVLKQTGNIAWQVHLVLLPTKKQRAKTGVQRGPCPVFTETFGFSRVEQEALADHAVRFRLYSIRRMKKEKVLGEKVFYLTKLNLQGKMALPVTLEPGTALMGCGSLVSVSRSAGALSYRSNGDSTPEILLGLIYNATTGRLSAEVIQGSHFKNTASDKPPSGLFCCMKQFIGGQLYIMRDTYVKLTMLDSKGLEMSKCKTSVCRGQPNPTYKETFVFQVALFQLSEVSLVVSVYSRRSSMKARERVGWVSLGLNSTGEEQQAHWSQMKEAGGQQVCHWHALLES, from the exons ATGGCGTTCTTCAAGAGCTTCGGTCAGAACCTACCATCGGTCAGCATCTCCTCCATCTTGGATTCAGTCAGCAGCAGAGTGGACGACCTAGCCAGCGCTGTCACTGATGCCACCTACAGCGTCAGTGACCAGCTGACCGAGCTCAGCGACCAGGTCATCAAGAAGgtgcagacagaggaggaggaggctgcaGATGCGGCAGAGGGGGGCCCGGACAGCAAGGAAGGGAAGGCCCAGGAAGGGATGGCCGAGTCAGTGAGGASCAAAATCAAGCGGCAGGCTTCTGAGGCCTGCTCAAGCCTAACAGACTACAGCTCCAAGCTTAACCAATCCAGTGACTATGGTTTGAAGAACAACCAATCGAGTGAAGTGACCGCAGATGACTATGTTCCAGCCCACTTGGAATGGGTGTGGAAAGACGGAGGCTGGCGAGCCGTAAAACCAGGGGAGAGTTCTGCGGGGGACAAGGAACCAGAAGAaaaaaggaaggaggaggagaagaataaggaggagaaggagaagaggaaggcagataaagagaagaagaaggaggaggaaaggctgaaacaggaggaggagaggctgaaACAGGTGGAGGAAAATAAAAATAGTCATGGGGAGACAATCAAGGAAGAGCCTAAAGATATAGAAACCAGCTTGTCACCTAAAGAGAACCACACTACTTGTCAGGACAAAGAGGGCCAGAAAGAGGACAAATCCAATGGGCTCCACCAGAGTGACGACCATAGCGATCCACCACAGTCTCCTTGCCCTGAGGAAGACTCGAGAGCAtccaaaaagaaaaagaagggggaagctgaagaggaggagaacgaggtgAGCCCtgagggagatggagagcagAACGAGACTGAAGGAGCTATATCTCCCGCTTCTGAGGGAAAGAAGAAAGAGCGTGACAAGAAGAATAAGAAGAGGAAAGggaagaaagagagcaagaagaagaagagaggggataaAG ACCAGAGCTGCCCAGAACGTGGCTCTGAGGAGGATAGTGAGGAGGACATACCAGGGAGACACTCTGAACCCTCAGCCCAGCACAGAGCCTCAGTCTGGGataacagacagaaacacaccagCGATCACAGCAGTGAAGCCTCCATTGGACAAA CCAACAATATCCAGAGGATGAGACGGGGCTCTCCCCTCAACGAGAACCAGCCTCCCCCGTATCAGGACGAGGATAGACCGGTCCGGGTGTCTCTCTCACGGTCGGAGGTAGGGGGCCTGGGGGAGTCGAACCCTGACGGCAATGGTACAAGGCGCTCCAGCAAGGCCAGCGTTGACCAGGACACTGCGAGTTACCTCAACAAGGGCTATGATGAGGATGTACCTAGTGACAGCACTGCCGTCCTGGGACCAGAG GATGGTTCACCCTCCCAGCTCCCCGGTGGCTATGAGCCCGAGCCACTGGCTAAGTACGGCACGCTGGACGTGGCCTTCGAGTATGACTCGGGCAAGCAACACCTCGCCGTCACTGTTACTGCGGCAACCGACATCCCCGTGCTCAAACAGACAGGCAACATCGCGTGGCAG gtaCACCTGGTATTACTGCCCACTAAGAAGCAGCGGGCCAAGACGGGGGTGCAGAGGGGGCCGTGCCCAGTGTTCACAGAGACCTTCGGCTTCTCCCGGGTGGAGCAGGAGGCACTGGCGGACCACGCCGTCCGGTTCCGYCTCTACAGCATCAGGAGGATGAAGAAGGAGAAG GTGTTGGGCGAGAAGGTTTTCTATTTGACTAAACTCAACCTGCAGGGCAAGATGGCGCTGCCCGTTACACTGGAGCCTGGCACTGCACTAATG GGCTGTGGGTCGTTGGTGAGTGTGTCCCGTAGTGCAGGGGCTCTGTCCTACCGTTCCAACGGGGACTCCACACCAGAAATTCTACTGGGCCTCATCTACAACGCCACCACTGGTAGGCTCTCTGCAGAGGTCATCCAGGGCAGCCACTTCAAAAACACAGCCTCAGACAAACCTCCCA GTGGTCTGTTTTGTTGTATGAAACAGTTCATAGGGGGACAACTTTACATCATGAGAG aCACCTATGTGAAGCTGACCATGCTCGACTCCAAGGGCTTGGAGATGTCCAAGTGCAAGACGTCAGTTTGCCGCGGCCAGCCCAACCCCACTTACAAGGARACCTTTGTCttccag GTGGCCCTCTTCCAGCTGTCCGAGGTCTCGCTGGTGGTGTCCGTGTACAGCCGGAGGAGCAGCATGAAGGCCAGGGAGAGGGTGGGCTGGGTGTCCCTGGGGCTCAACAGCACCGGAGAGGAGCAGCAGGCCCACTGGAGCCAGATGAAGGAGGCCGGGGGACAGCAGGTGTGCCACTGGCACGCGCTCTTGGAATCTTGA